GTAAGGAGCATGGAGACGCAATCCCGCGTCCCCGCGTCGACATTGGGATCGAATTTGAACCAGACCAGTTCCATCGCGTCCTGAAAGGCGGGTGCATTGGTGCTAGCGGCAAGCTGTTTCAAAGCTTTCTGTATCATTGATCGCGGAAGGACTATTTCGAAGTCTTCAGATCTCCTGGCCACAAAGGTTTCCGATATTCCGCTCTGGTTCATCATCTCGCTCCGTTCGAGTCCTAAGGATATAAATAGCAGGAAAGCGGAAGTCACACTTCCAGAGTGCGAGATCTCGGGGTCACGGACAGGGGCAGAATTCCGCCTCTGGCCCGGGATATCCTGAACCCGGTCGTTTGGAAAAGCGAAAGGGCCATTTCGGGGCATTTGGTATTGACAATTCAGCTTCAAATGTATTTGATAGATTTCCTAAGTAATTTCCAGCAAAGTAATTTCACCGTAAATAATCCTTATTTGATGCTTTACATATCTTGTTCCTCAGGGGGGTATTGCCGTGGACAGGCAAGACGGAAGGGTTTCGGATCATGGGGTATTCTTTGTGGCGGGCATCTTCATGTTCGGTCTTCTTGCCTACTGTGCATCCCGAAGCGCCGTGGTTGTCCACAGGGTCGAACTGCCTCTTCTTCGCGAGCAGGCCAGGATCTATAGTCGTTTCCCGCTCGGCCGGGACCATGAGATGGAACTGCGCAGGATCGAGAACATCCTCAGGATCGTCGACGGGGAGATCGCAAGGCGGGGCAACTATGCCAGGATCAAAGCGGCGGTTCTCAGAAAGGCGATGATCAACGCCTCAGGCAGGACCGCAAAGACGACGCTCATTCTAACGTGCATAATCCTGTGTTCAATGGGATCGTTTATCCTGATCCAGGCCGTCAGGGTGCACCGCCGCCTCTATGACAGCCGGGAGAATGTGCGTGTCTCGAGACGAAGAGGGGTCGAGGGCTTTCTCGGGGTAGCGGGGAGGCATCTTAAGCCTGGTATGGAGGCCCGCCTTCGGGAAGCGCCGACCCCGGAGAACCTGGCCGAGGCCTTCGGTGTCGTCCGGATGAAGGTGAACATACCCTGCTCGGTCGTTGCACGGTTGTTTCCCCCGGAGACAAAGGAACGTATGGCCCTCCTGGGATATGGAAAGGTCGGGGTCATCTTCGCCGACGAAGGAATGAGGGACGAGGCCTGTCGGAAAAAGAAAGGGAAGGAGATTTAAAAACAATGGGTATCGAACATGAAGGATCCGCAGTGATACACGCCGGAGAGCGCACTCAGGCAATGGCTTCATATGCCAGGGCCTTCTTCAGGTCCATAGACTTCGACGAGTTTGGCCGCATGGTAGAGGACGCCAGGTCATCCGGTCAACAATGGCTTGTGGAAAGGCTATATTCAAAGAAAGTCATCGACAACGTCGTCAAGACCATCCTCGGCAGGATCGACAAAGGACGTTTTGTGGGAGATCAATTGAATGACTACGTTCATGACGCGGCGGTTGTTCTGATGCAGATAGCCCGGCAGGAAAAGTTCGATCTGACGAAATCCGCCGGAGAGATCGCGTCCTACGCCTGTCTCTGGATAGAGCAAAGGGTCAAGAGAATGGCCAGAAAGGATCAGCGTTGGCGGTTCTCACTTTCGGAAACGGCAGATGACATTGAGGATTCCGCTGGAAATGTCACTGCCGAGGAAGCATGCCTGACAGGATGGAATCCTGGATGGCCCGGGGAATGCTGCCCACCGGATCCAGGCACGGAGGGCGGACATATCGCCGGACCGTGGCAGAAGGCCGGTGTTTCTGACGTTCGGAATCGGGCGGCCACCAGGAGCGCACGAAAAAGCGAACGCAATGTGCTTTCCATTTTCGGTTCGTCAAGATCGGGCGAGAGGTGACGCAGGAGGTGACAGACGAGGCGGTGGAAAGGGAAGCCAGGATGTGCGATCCCAGGGCAACGGCCATGCTCCTATCGTATGTGGATTCCTATATGGCGGGGCTCGGCCCCTATGTAAGCTCCGTCTTTTTCGTTCTTCTCTTGAGATCTGCCACAGGAGGAAAAAAGGGGGGATTTATGAGAAGCGGGGGCCTGTCCATCAATGAGATCGCAGATGCCGCGGGGATATCGAAAAGAAAAGTCATCGACGCGCTCAAGGTGCTCAGGGGCCTGTGGATGATCGTACAACGCAATGGAAAGGGAAGGGGAAACAAGAACCATTACTATTTTCTTCCCGTGGAGAGATGGTCCCGTCCGGGAGACGGTTGCAGGCGGGAAGGACCATGTGCGATGGAGGCACAGGCGTCGGGAACCGATATTCTTAAGGGGTGAACCCGGACATCGCCAAACCGGCCTTTTTAAAGTGCATCCTGCGCACCTTATTGAATCGACGAAACTACAATGCATCGTGTGATGGCGACAATCCGCACGGGATAGGTCATTGCTGACCCGTGCCCGAATTGTACAGGGGGGATGTGCTTGGTCATCAAGGGTAATACCAGGAATTACGGGGCATTACGGAAGGCAGGGCTGCAAATTGGGTGCACGTCATGAACATCATGGTGGGTTCATGGGGACAAATCAATATGTATACATGATGGAGGAGATGCATGGAGATAGGAGATATCGTCGTAGGCAAACGCCACAGAAAGGAACTTGGAGATATGGAGGACCTGAAACGCTCCATATCGGAATTGGGGCTTCTCCAGCCAATTGTGATAAGGAAGGGGACAAAGGAGCTTGTCGCCGGCTATCGCAGACTGAAGGTACTTCTGGAACTGGGCATAACCACGCTCGCGGAGGGTACCCATGTTCATATTGTCGATATAGACAGCCTGGCGCACGGTGAACATGACGAGAATATTTGCAGAAAGGACTTTACCATATCGGAAAAAGTGGCCATCTTTGAAACGGTCAAAGAAGAGCAACT
This genomic interval from Syntrophorhabdaceae bacterium contains the following:
- a CDS encoding helix-turn-helix domain-containing protein yields the protein MTDEAVEREARMCDPRATAMLLSYVDSYMAGLGPYVSSVFFVLLLRSATGGKKGGFMRSGGLSINEIADAAGISKRKVIDALKVLRGLWMIVQRNGKGRGNKNHYYFLPVERWSRPGDGCRREGPCAMEAQASGTDILKG